In Acinetobacter sp. WCHAc010034, a genomic segment contains:
- the der gene encoding ribosome biogenesis GTPase Der, which translates to MKPVIALIGRPNVGKSTLFNQITKSRDALVADFAGLTRDRKYGDATFQNKSFIVVDTGGIGESEGGIDSYMAEQSKTAIHEADIIIFVVDARAGLLASDEQIARELRTLGKKVYLAANKVDGVHAEAALVEFYKLGMGEPMQVAASHGRGVQQMLEDVLQDVPEDENPDEHDKDTGLRLAIIGRPNVGKSTLVNRLLGEDRVVAFDQPGTTRDSVYIPFERDGRKYTLIDTAGVRRKGKVDEMIEKFSIVKTLQAMKDAHVVVIVVDARDGIVEQDLHLIGYALEAGRAMVIAINKWDNMSDYDRKQCKLDVDRRFDFIPWAKIHLISALHGTGVGDLYPSIHRAYDSSHLKVSPAKITQILSDATDAHQPPMVGGRRIKMRYAHMGGQNPPTIVIHGNKVDKTPADYRRYLENVFRKVYKLEGTPVKIEFRTSENPFEGRKSQMDERTAARKRRYVQKFKKAEKKFKR; encoded by the coding sequence ATGAAACCCGTAATTGCGCTCATTGGTCGTCCGAACGTCGGAAAATCAACGCTGTTTAACCAAATCACCAAGAGCCGCGACGCTCTCGTTGCTGACTTTGCCGGCCTGACCCGTGACCGCAAGTACGGCGATGCGACATTCCAGAACAAATCCTTCATTGTAGTGGATACCGGCGGCATCGGCGAAAGCGAAGGCGGCATTGACTCCTACATGGCGGAGCAGTCGAAAACCGCGATTCACGAAGCGGATATCATTATTTTTGTGGTGGACGCCCGCGCCGGCCTGCTGGCTTCAGATGAGCAGATCGCCCGCGAGCTGCGCACCCTAGGCAAGAAAGTCTACTTGGCCGCCAACAAGGTGGACGGCGTGCATGCCGAAGCTGCGCTGGTGGAGTTCTACAAGCTGGGCATGGGCGAGCCGATGCAAGTGGCTGCCAGCCACGGCCGCGGCGTGCAGCAGATGCTGGAAGACGTGCTGCAGGATGTGCCTGAAGATGAAAATCCGGATGAGCATGACAAAGACACCGGCCTGCGCCTGGCGATTATTGGCCGTCCAAACGTCGGAAAATCGACGCTGGTCAACCGCCTGCTGGGCGAAGACCGCGTGGTGGCGTTTGACCAGCCGGGCACAACGCGCGACTCGGTCTATATTCCGTTTGAGCGCGACGGCCGCAAATATACCCTGATTGATACCGCCGGCGTGCGCCGCAAAGGCAAAGTCGATGAAATGATTGAGAAGTTCTCAATTGTGAAAACCCTGCAGGCGATGAAAGACGCGCATGTGGTGGTGATTGTGGTTGATGCGCGCGACGGCATTGTCGAGCAGGACCTGCACCTGATCGGCTATGCGCTGGAAGCCGGCCGCGCCATGGTGATTGCGATAAACAAATGGGACAACATGTCCGACTATGACCGCAAGCAGTGCAAGCTGGATGTAGACCGCCGCTTTGACTTCATTCCGTGGGCGAAAATTCACCTGATTTCCGCGCTGCACGGCACCGGCGTCGGCGACCTGTATCCTTCAATTCACCGCGCTTATGACTCTTCGCATCTGAAGGTGTCGCCGGCAAAAATCACCCAGATTTTAAGCGATGCGACCGATGCGCATCAGCCGCCAATGGTGGGCGGCCGCCGCATCAAGATGCGCTATGCGCACATGGGCGGGCAGAATCCGCCGACAATTGTCATTCACGGCAACAAGGTCGACAAAACGCCTGCGGATTACCGCCGCTATTTGGAAAATGTCTTCCGTAAAGTGTACAAGCTGGAAGGCACGCCGGTAAAAATTGAATTCAGAACCTCTGAGAACCCGTTTGAAGGGCGCAAGTCGCAAATGGATGAGCGCACGGCAGCGCGCAAGCGCCGCTATGTGCAGAAATTCAAGAAAGCCGAGAAGAAATTTAAGCGCTGA
- the folK gene encoding 2-amino-4-hydroxy-6-hydroxymethyldihydropteridine diphosphokinase, producing MSAVTYIGLGSNLGDSRQILTEAVHKLASLGQVKASKLYQSPPMGPQDQPNYLNAAVQLLTDLAPLALLDELQRFEQESGRVRLRHWGERTLDLDLLLYGQEQIQHERLTVPHAGVMERDFVLIPLLDLDAELQLKGQLLKNLPILEHPSLDVLDAGNWANI from the coding sequence GTGAGCGCAGTCACTTATATCGGCCTCGGCAGCAACCTGGGCGATTCGCGCCAGATCCTGACCGAGGCGGTGCATAAGCTGGCATCGCTGGGGCAGGTCAAAGCCTCCAAGCTGTATCAAAGCCCGCCGATGGGGCCGCAGGATCAGCCGAATTATTTAAACGCGGCCGTGCAGCTGCTGACAGATTTGGCGCCGCTGGCTTTGCTGGATGAGCTGCAGCGCTTTGAGCAGGAATCCGGCCGCGTGCGCCTGCGCCATTGGGGCGAGCGCACGCTGGACCTGGACCTGCTGCTGTATGGCCAGGAGCAGATTCAGCATGAACGCCTGACGGTGCCGCATGCCGGCGTCATGGAGCGCGACTTTGTGCTGATCCCCCTGCTGGACTTGGATGCTGAGCTGCAGCTGAAAGGGCAATTATTAAAAAATCTGCCGATTCTGGAGCATCCATCGCTGGATGTGCTGGATGCCGGAAACTGGGCAAATATTTAG
- the mazG gene encoding nucleoside triphosphate pyrophosphohydrolase, whose product MEQLLNIMRELREKCPWDQQQTPQSLTRYAIEEAYEVEAAVRSGSAEEVRDELGDLLLQVVFQSQMYSEQGAFNFQDVVQAVCAKLIRRHPHVFQAEQFAQLTPEDVAELWQEIKRQEKQGKAVSRLDQVKHGPALQQAEGIQKNAAQIGFDFPDAAEAYGKLEEELAEFRQALAGGNSDEIAEEFGDCLFSLVNVGRKMSICSETALLGTVHKFRARFAHIEAQAALRNQSIEDLSLAEMDQLWEQAKQLLKQQALHEKPQLE is encoded by the coding sequence ATGGAACAGCTGTTGAACATCATGCGCGAGCTGCGCGAAAAGTGCCCCTGGGACCAGCAGCAGACCCCGCAGTCGCTGACGCGCTACGCCATTGAAGAAGCCTATGAGGTGGAGGCTGCGGTGCGCTCGGGCAGCGCTGAAGAGGTGCGCGATGAGCTGGGCGACCTGCTGCTGCAGGTGGTGTTCCAGTCGCAGATGTACAGCGAGCAGGGCGCCTTCAATTTTCAGGATGTGGTGCAGGCGGTTTGCGCCAAATTGATCCGCCGCCATCCGCATGTGTTTCAGGCTGAGCAGTTTGCGCAGCTGACGCCGGAAGATGTGGCGGAGCTGTGGCAGGAAATCAAGCGCCAGGAAAAGCAGGGCAAGGCGGTGTCGCGGCTGGATCAGGTCAAGCATGGGCCGGCGCTGCAGCAGGCGGAAGGTATTCAGAAAAATGCAGCCCAAATCGGCTTTGATTTTCCGGATGCTGCAGAAGCTTACGGCAAGCTGGAGGAAGAGCTGGCGGAATTCAGGCAGGCGCTTGCCGGCGGAAATTCCGACGAAATTGCCGAAGAATTCGGCGACTGCTTGTTTTCTCTGGTGAATGTTGGGCGTAAAATGAGCATCTGCAGCGAAACAGCCCTATTGGGCACCGTGCATAAATTCCGCGCCCGTTTTGCGCATATCGAAGCGCAGGCTGCGCTGCGCAATCAAAGCATAGAAGACCTGTCACTGGCTGAAATGGATCAGCTGTGGGAACAGGCCAAACAATTATTAAAACAGCAGGCTTTACATGAAAAACCGCAGCTTGAATAA
- the panB gene encoding 3-methyl-2-oxobutanoate hydroxymethyltransferase produces MISLSDLRKFKAQGRKFSCLTCYDASMAKAMEVAEIDTILIGDSLGMTIQGCDSTLPVTVNDMAYHTAAVRRGNSHAFILTDLPFMSYATLHDALISSRTVMQAGAHMVKLEGGAWLSETVTALTRNGIPVCVHLGLTPQSVHVFGGYKVQARTREAADQLIADCKAVVEAGAAALLLECVPAQVGREISELFPDTPVIGIGAGADTDGQVLVVQDMLGLNFGHVAKFVRNFMKEQAGAAAIADAFKAYHAAVQEGSFPAKEHTFQIEL; encoded by the coding sequence ATGATTAGTTTAAGTGACTTAAGAAAATTTAAAGCGCAAGGCCGCAAATTCTCCTGCCTGACTTGCTATGACGCAAGCATGGCGAAGGCAATGGAAGTCGCTGAAATTGATACTATTTTGATCGGTGATTCTTTAGGAATGACCATTCAGGGCTGCGACTCAACCTTGCCGGTGACGGTCAATGACATGGCTTACCACACGGCCGCCGTGCGCCGCGGCAACAGCCATGCATTCATTCTGACCGATCTGCCGTTCATGAGCTATGCCACGCTGCATGACGCCTTGATCAGTTCCAGAACGGTAATGCAGGCCGGCGCGCATATGGTGAAGCTGGAAGGCGGCGCCTGGCTCAGTGAAACGGTTACGGCATTGACCCGCAACGGCATCCCGGTCTGCGTGCATTTGGGCCTGACCCCGCAGTCGGTGCATGTTTTTGGCGGCTATAAGGTGCAGGCGCGCACCCGCGAGGCTGCCGATCAGCTGATTGCGGACTGCAAGGCTGTGGTTGAAGCCGGCGCCGCGGCGCTGCTGCTGGAATGCGTTCCTGCGCAGGTCGGCCGGGAAATCAGCGAATTGTTCCCGGATACCCCGGTCATCGGCATTGGCGCGGGCGCGGATACAGACGGGCAGGTGCTGGTGGTTCAGGACATGCTTGGCCTGAACTTCGGCCATGTGGCTAAATTCGTCCGCAACTTTATGAAAGAACAGGCCGGCGCAGCTGCGATTGCCGATGCGTTCAAGGCGTACCATGCTGCGGTGCAGGAAGGATCATTCCCAGCCAAAGAACATACTTTCCAAATTGAGCTGTAA
- the bamB gene encoding outer membrane protein assembly factor BamB — protein sequence MNRKYKIACALTVLTLALAGCASKGAKVEEAKPNPLPKLVQAKTLVPVFSTNVASASEADPLRLRLDVDNGVIFVINPNGEVEAYRGKQRLWQKKVSKQGLSSGVEAADGLVVVGSSKGQLYALDQATGEEKWSAQLSGAILAPSLIHAGRVISIANDGTVYAHEAATGKQAWTYNLPNVQFSLRGQAAPVPLDARNVLIASANAYIYALDAVSGAPKMQRRVAVTEGRSDIQRLIDIDGDPAVAGQFVVTTSYQGQVTVLDLVSQQVVWSEDASSIQRPEVQGNGVFVAQTDGKITAYEITTGSKLWENDQLLNRQLSNPVMLGNVLVVGDMDGVLHLLNPATGEIVGRSKTSGEVRTLRVIDGQLYAATRKGAMSVWQNR from the coding sequence ATGAATAGAAAATACAAAATTGCCTGTGCGCTGACTGTTTTAACGCTTGCGCTTGCAGGCTGCGCCAGCAAAGGCGCTAAAGTTGAGGAAGCGAAGCCGAATCCTCTGCCGAAACTTGTACAGGCTAAAACGCTGGTTCCTGTATTTTCTACAAATGTCGCTTCCGCAAGTGAAGCCGACCCGCTGCGCTTGCGTTTAGATGTCGATAATGGCGTAATTTTTGTCATCAATCCGAACGGCGAAGTTGAAGCCTACCGGGGCAAGCAGCGCCTGTGGCAGAAAAAAGTCTCCAAGCAGGGCTTAAGCTCAGGCGTTGAAGCGGCTGACGGGCTGGTTGTTGTCGGCAGCAGCAAGGGCCAGCTGTACGCGCTGGATCAGGCCACCGGCGAGGAAAAATGGAGTGCGCAGCTGTCCGGCGCGATTCTTGCGCCTTCGCTGATTCATGCCGGCCGGGTGATCAGCATCGCCAATGACGGCACGGTATATGCGCATGAAGCGGCCACCGGCAAGCAGGCCTGGACCTACAATCTGCCGAATGTGCAGTTCAGCCTGCGCGGCCAGGCTGCGCCTGTGCCGCTGGATGCGCGCAATGTGCTGATTGCTTCAGCCAATGCCTATATTTATGCCCTCGATGCCGTCAGCGGCGCGCCGAAAATGCAGCGCCGTGTTGCCGTAACTGAAGGCCGTTCAGACATTCAGCGCCTGATTGACATTGACGGCGACCCGGCCGTTGCCGGCCAGTTTGTGGTGACCACAAGCTATCAGGGCCAGGTCACTGTGCTGGATCTGGTTTCGCAGCAGGTGGTGTGGAGCGAAGACGCCAGCAGCATTCAGCGCCCTGAAGTACAGGGCAACGGCGTATTTGTCGCGCAGACCGATGGCAAAATCACCGCCTATGAAATTACTACCGGCAGCAAGCTGTGGGAAAATGACCAGCTGCTGAACCGCCAGCTGAGCAACCCGGTGATGCTGGGCAATGTCCTGGTGGTCGGCGATATGGACGGCGTGCTGCACCTGCTGAACCCGGCGACCGGCGAAATTGTCGGGCGCTCAAAAACCAGCGGCGAAGTGCGCACCTTGCGCGTCATTGACGGCCAGCTGTACGCTGCGACGCGCAAAGGCGCAATGAGTGTCTGGCAGAATCGTTAA
- a CDS encoding ComEA family DNA-binding protein has product MKNRSLNKIQLLILLMALIGISISWANAETAQNASYAQWKSEQQAQDSRLQKAPASGAVQQNYYLSRPALVAPSSSPKIKLNSANSEQFQQLSGIGLKKAEAIVAYRAKNGKFKSIEEIQQVKGIGPAIFAKNKARLGL; this is encoded by the coding sequence ATGAAAAACCGCAGCTTGAATAAGATTCAGCTTTTAATTCTGCTGATGGCATTGATCGGCATCAGCATTTCCTGGGCAAATGCGGAAACGGCGCAGAATGCGTCCTATGCGCAGTGGAAATCGGAACAGCAGGCGCAGGACAGCCGGCTGCAGAAAGCGCCTGCTTCCGGCGCTGTCCAGCAGAACTATTACCTGTCCAGGCCGGCTTTAGTTGCGCCGTCCAGCAGCCCGAAAATCAAGCTGAACAGCGCAAATTCTGAGCAGTTTCAGCAATTGAGCGGCATTGGCCTGAAAAAAGCCGAAGCGATTGTGGCGTACCGTGCAAAAAATGGAAAATTTAAAAGCATTGAGGAAATTCAGCAGGTTAAAGGCATCGGGCCGGCCATCTTTGCGAAAAATAAAGCCCGCCTGGGGTTGTAA
- a CDS encoding YfgM family protein — translation MNALSDDEQLDNLKSFTKKYGSAMISGILIALIAFFGWEYWQKKNLAASQIETAKVQQLMDSARSAQGDAFTQLSTAADSIMKASPDSPQAVQAQLVMAKLAYDKADYAGAEKALKKVENAKDSDAGLLQVVKLRLAYAQLAQKKYDEALKTLAAVNDPAFKATADEARGDVYVAKNDIENAKKVYQSAWDALLERKEERQILQIKLESVGVLVDDPEIERPILETQMEAAE, via the coding sequence ATGAACGCGTTAAGTGATGATGAACAACTTGATAATTTAAAGTCTTTCACTAAGAAGTATGGCTCTGCCATGATTAGCGGGATTTTAATTGCGTTGATTGCCTTTTTCGGCTGGGAATACTGGCAAAAGAAAAATTTAGCTGCTTCGCAAATTGAAACAGCTAAGGTGCAGCAGCTGATGGACAGCGCAAGAAGCGCGCAGGGCGATGCTTTTACGCAGCTGTCTACAGCGGCTGACAGCATCATGAAGGCTTCTCCGGATTCGCCGCAGGCGGTTCAGGCGCAGCTGGTCATGGCCAAGCTGGCGTATGACAAGGCGGATTATGCCGGTGCGGAAAAAGCGCTGAAAAAAGTTGAAAATGCCAAAGACAGCGATGCCGGCCTGCTTCAGGTAGTGAAGCTGCGCCTGGCCTATGCGCAGCTGGCGCAGAAGAAATATGATGAAGCGCTGAAAACTCTGGCTGCGGTCAATGATCCGGCATTTAAAGCCACTGCCGACGAAGCGCGCGGCGATGTGTATGTTGCCAAAAATGATATTGAAAATGCCAAAAAAGTATATCAAAGTGCATGGGATGCGCTGCTTGAGCGCAAAGAAGAGCGTCAGATTTTACAAATTAAACTCGAAAGCGTAGGCGTTTTAGTCGATGATCCTGAAATCGAACGCCCGATTTTAGAGACACAAATGGAAGCAGCTGAATGA
- the panC gene encoding pantoate--beta-alanine ligase: protein MKTEITIQGLAASLSPARSARKIIGFVPTMGNLHEGHLNLVREARKLCDVVVVSIFVNPIQFGPNEDFDSYPRTLEQDQRLLAEAGCDIVFAPSVEQMYGNKPRLTNITVGGITDDLCGLQRPGHFDGVAVVVTKLFNIVQPNYAFFGQKDYQQLAVIRQFVRDLNIPLEVIGVPIARAADGLALSSRNGYLSPENRAVAPKIYQSLKAAEQQLQAGAALPDALQNMKAALTEAGFAVDYVEARAPDLQKIEQFNQDIVLFAAAKLGATRLIDNLQVKYPAS, encoded by the coding sequence ATGAAAACTGAAATAACCATTCAAGGCTTAGCTGCGTCACTCAGCCCGGCGCGTTCAGCGCGCAAAATTATCGGCTTTGTGCCGACGATGGGCAATCTGCATGAAGGCCATTTGAATCTAGTGCGCGAAGCGCGCAAATTATGCGATGTGGTGGTGGTCAGCATTTTCGTGAACCCGATTCAGTTTGGCCCGAATGAAGATTTTGACAGCTATCCGCGCACGCTGGAGCAGGACCAGCGCTTGCTGGCTGAAGCGGGCTGCGATATTGTTTTTGCGCCTTCAGTCGAGCAGATGTACGGCAATAAGCCGCGCCTGACCAATATTACAGTCGGCGGCATTACCGATGACTTATGCGGCCTGCAGCGTCCGGGGCATTTTGACGGCGTTGCGGTCGTTGTTACAAAGCTGTTCAACATTGTGCAGCCGAATTACGCTTTCTTTGGCCAGAAAGACTACCAGCAGCTGGCGGTGATCCGCCAGTTTGTGCGCGACCTGAATATTCCGCTGGAAGTGATTGGCGTGCCGATTGCCCGCGCAGCCGACGGCTTGGCGCTCAGCTCGCGCAACGGCTATTTAAGCCCAGAAAACCGCGCGGTTGCGCCGAAAATCTACCAGAGCCTGAAAGCCGCCGAGCAGCAGCTGCAGGCTGGCGCCGCCTTGCCTGATGCGCTGCAGAACATGAAAGCAGCCTTGACAGAGGCGGGCTTTGCTGTGGACTATGTAGAGGCGCGCGCTCCGGACCTGCAGAAAATTGAGCAGTTTAATCAGGATATCGTGCTGTTCGCAGCCGCCAAGCTGGGCGCGACCCGCCTGATTGACAACCTGCAGGTGAAATATCCTGCTTCATAA
- a CDS encoding SDR family oxidoreductase, with protein sequence MQSVLISGAAQGIGAAAAKLFYLHGFKVGIYDINAAQAQQLAQQLGPNAKAGLLDAADIQHWRSALQEFSQWAGGLNILVNNAGILHSGPFEQTSIEAHHSTIDINVKGVINGCHAAFPYLKAAAFARVINLSSASAIYGQADLASYSASKFAVRGLTESLDTEWQKYGIRVLDVMPLFVQTAMVKDMNAESIHKIGVHLTPEDVAAQIFSLATAHAGAFTPTHRPVGMQTKILFSLTKISPQFVSRLGNLFLAKRP encoded by the coding sequence ATGCAAAGCGTCTTGATCAGCGGCGCCGCTCAGGGCATTGGCGCCGCGGCGGCCAAATTATTTTACCTGCACGGCTTTAAAGTCGGCATTTACGACATTAATGCGGCGCAGGCGCAGCAGCTGGCCCAGCAGCTCGGCCCGAACGCCAAAGCCGGCCTGCTGGATGCAGCCGATATCCAGCACTGGCGCAGCGCCCTGCAGGAGTTCAGCCAATGGGCCGGCGGACTGAATATTCTGGTGAATAATGCCGGCATTCTGCATTCAGGCCCTTTTGAGCAGACCAGCATTGAAGCCCATCACAGCACCATTGACATCAACGTCAAGGGCGTAATCAACGGCTGCCACGCCGCCTTTCCCTACCTGAAAGCCGCGGCTTTTGCGCGGGTCATCAACCTGTCTTCAGCATCGGCAATTTACGGCCAGGCCGATCTGGCCTCTTATTCCGCCAGCAAGTTCGCCGTGCGCGGGCTGACCGAAAGCCTGGATACCGAATGGCAGAAATACGGCATTCGCGTGCTGGACGTGATGCCGTTGTTTGTGCAAACCGCGATGGTGAAAGACATGAATGCCGAAAGCATTCATAAGATCGGCGTGCATCTGACGCCGGAAGATGTGGCGGCGCAAATCTTCAGCCTGGCTACGGCCCATGCCGGCGCATTCACGCCCACGCACCGCCCGGTGGGAATGCAGACTAAGATCCTGTTTAGCCTGACAAAAATCAGCCCGCAGTTTGTCAGCCGGCTGGGCAATCTGTTTTTGGCCAAAAGGCCGTAA
- the pcnB gene encoding polynucleotide adenylyltransferase PcnB, protein MQTLRASKCGLSAAQLPSSILDVIDALTKAGYEAYIVGGGVRDLMLGLNPKDYDAVTNATPSQVREVFGRRCRIIGRRFELAHVYSGRELIEVATFRAPPKKEVTSASGMILRDNNWGSIEQDFARRDFSINALYYQPRKNEVLDFCNAVDDIKHKTLRLLGDPLQRFEEDPVRMLRTLRFAAKLNFSIDEKILDIFTPEITQLLRDVSPHRLYDESQKLFTMGHLNRVLPMLIDFGIWRQLFAEIQPEITPFIERAAKNTDQRISIGKTINPAFFYAVLLWKPFLERCEFYAGKGVVAAEARAQAGLDVLKRQATRTVIPRFAETFIREVWEMQTRLLNPKPQQIEALSSHARFRAGFDFLLIREKSGDKATQGMGAWWDAYQTLSADEKERAIADYNRQRAKSRRKASQAPAEEIKLSGAVQQAEIEPLVNEPEPRSRRSRKAKSPAEPRRHPAAPEASGGISADHPILKRKRVQRDLSQVIFGPTR, encoded by the coding sequence TTGCAAACTTTGCGCGCGTCAAAATGCGGCTTATCCGCTGCACAATTACCTTCTTCCATCTTGGATGTGATTGATGCCTTAACCAAGGCGGGCTATGAAGCCTATATCGTCGGCGGCGGTGTACGCGACCTGATGCTGGGTCTAAATCCGAAGGATTATGATGCGGTCACCAATGCCACCCCCTCTCAGGTGCGGGAAGTCTTCGGCCGCCGCTGCCGCATCATCGGCCGCCGCTTCGAGCTGGCTCATGTCTATTCAGGCCGCGAACTGATTGAAGTGGCGACGTTCCGCGCGCCGCCGAAAAAAGAAGTAACCTCGGCCTCCGGCATGATTCTGCGCGACAACAACTGGGGCAGCATTGAGCAGGACTTCGCGCGCCGCGATTTCTCCATCAATGCGCTGTATTATCAGCCGCGCAAAAACGAAGTGCTGGATTTCTGCAATGCGGTTGATGACATTAAGCATAAAACCCTGCGCCTGCTGGGCGATCCGCTGCAGCGCTTTGAAGAAGATCCGGTGCGCATGCTGCGCACGCTGCGCTTCGCCGCCAAGCTGAATTTCAGCATTGATGAAAAAATTCTGGACATCTTTACGCCGGAAATTACCCAGCTGCTGCGCGATGTGTCGCCGCACCGCCTGTATGATGAATCTCAGAAGCTGTTCACCATGGGGCATTTGAACCGCGTCCTGCCGATGCTGATTGATTTCGGCATCTGGCGCCAGCTGTTTGCCGAAATTCAGCCGGAGATTACGCCTTTCATCGAGCGCGCGGCCAAAAATACCGATCAGCGCATTTCAATCGGCAAGACCATCAATCCGGCATTTTTCTATGCTGTTTTGCTGTGGAAGCCGTTTCTGGAGCGCTGCGAGTTCTATGCAGGCAAAGGCGTGGTAGCTGCCGAAGCGCGCGCCCAAGCCGGCTTGGATGTGTTGAAGCGCCAGGCCACGCGCACCGTGATTCCGCGCTTTGCTGAAACCTTTATCCGCGAAGTCTGGGAAATGCAGACCCGCCTGCTGAACCCGAAACCGCAGCAGATTGAGGCTTTGTCGAGCCATGCGCGTTTCCGCGCCGGCTTTGACTTCCTGCTGATCCGTGAAAAATCCGGCGATAAAGCCACACAGGGCATGGGCGCATGGTGGGATGCCTACCAAACGCTGTCCGCCGATGAAAAAGAGCGCGCAATTGCTGACTATAACCGCCAGCGCGCCAAGAGCCGGCGCAAGGCTTCGCAGGCGCCGGCTGAAGAAATCAAGCTGTCTGGCGCGGTGCAGCAGGCTGAAATTGAGCCTTTGGTGAATGAGCCGGAACCGCGCAGCCGCCGTTCCCGCAAGGCGAAAAGCCCGGCGGAACCGCGGCGCCATCCTGCAGCGCCTGAGGCATCCGGCGGCATCAGCGCGGATCATCCGATCCTGAAGCGCAAGCGGGTTCAGCGCGACTTAAGCCAAGTGATTTTCGGGCCCACCCGGTGA
- a CDS encoding HPr family phosphocarrier protein — translation MIDTTVDVINKLGLHARASGKLIEVTAKFRSSIQIGKGDKLVDAKNIMSLLMLGAGKGTTLRIVIDGADEEKALSEIQALFAAKFYEAD, via the coding sequence ATGATTGACACAACTGTTGACGTAATTAATAAACTGGGTTTACATGCGCGTGCGTCTGGAAAACTGATTGAAGTCACTGCGAAATTCCGCTCGTCGATTCAGATCGGCAAAGGTGATAAATTAGTGGATGCAAAAAATATTATGTCTTTGCTCATGCTTGGCGCGGGCAAAGGCACAACTTTAAGAATAGTGATTGATGGCGCAGATGAAGAAAAAGCTTTATCTGAGATTCAGGCGCTGTTCGCAGCGAAATTTTACGAGGCAGATTAA
- the rapZ gene encoding RNase adapter RapZ, whose amino-acid sequence MKRILIVTGQSGSGKSSALQVLEDLGYYCIDNLPLALLPEIVAKLDRENNLEQLALGVDVRSTREDLQEFDHVFQQLQQHGSVDIIYLTTRDQELISRFSASRRPHPLSGRFKSLNACIQEEKSLLLPIQMRSTVHIDTTDKSVHDLKHILLSKLGQANNLILILQSFGFKHGIPLDADYVFDVRHLPNPHWDLELRKYSGLDQPVQKFLEQSPQTEEMFSDIYHFLDKWLPAFAEGHRHYMTVSIGCTGGQHRSVYIVDRLKKALEAKWSIQVLHREMKHWS is encoded by the coding sequence ATGAAACGCATTTTAATTGTTACAGGCCAGTCAGGTTCAGGCAAAAGCTCCGCTTTGCAGGTGCTTGAAGATTTGGGTTATTACTGTATTGATAATTTGCCTTTGGCTCTGCTGCCGGAGATTGTCGCAAAGCTGGACCGGGAAAATAACCTTGAGCAGCTGGCGCTGGGGGTGGATGTCCGCAGCACGCGGGAAGACCTGCAGGAATTTGACCACGTTTTTCAGCAGCTGCAGCAGCACGGCTCGGTCGATATCATTTATCTGACCACCCGCGATCAGGAGCTGATTTCACGCTTCAGCGCCTCGCGCCGCCCGCATCCGCTGTCCGGCCGCTTTAAAAGCCTGAACGCCTGCATTCAGGAAGAAAAATCGCTGCTGCTGCCGATTCAGATGCGCTCAACGGTGCATATTGATACTACAGACAAAAGCGTGCATGATTTAAAGCATATACTGCTGTCCAAGCTTGGGCAGGCCAATAATCTGATTTTAATTCTGCAGTCTTTCGGCTTTAAGCACGGCATTCCGCTGGATGCTGACTATGTGTTTGATGTCAGGCATTTGCCGAACCCGCACTGGGATTTGGAATTAAGGAAATATTCCGGCCTGGATCAGCCAGTACAGAAATTTTTAGAGCAGAGTCCGCAAACTGAGGAAATGTTCAGCGACATTTACCATTTTCTGGACAAATGGCTGCCTGCCTTTGCCGAAGGGCACCGTCACTATATGACGGTCTCCATCGGCTGCACCGGCGGACAGCACCGCTCTGTTTATATTGTGGATAGACTGAAAAAGGCCCTTGAGGCAAAATGGTCTATTCAGGTCCTACATCGAGAAATGAAGCACTGGTCATGA